Proteins from one Bombyx mori chromosome 25, ASM3026992v2 genomic window:
- the LOC101740087 gene encoding trypsin inhibitor-like, with protein MTRLALFSFAIITLLYSFSDAFHSDCLLPIKPGFCMGYFERYAFDSSLGKCVAFIYGGCGHNANNFESQTECENKCSEAG; from the exons ATGACGAGATTGGCACTATTTTCATTCGCAATTATTACGCTGCTTTATTCGTTTAGTGACGCTTTCCATA GCGATTGTTTGCTTCCAATAAAGCCTGGGTTTTGCATGGGATACTTTGAAAG ATACGCCTTTGATTCATCTCTGGGGAAATGCGTTGCATTCATTTATGGAGGGTGCGGACACAATGCCAATAACTTTGAAAGCCAGACTGAATGCGAAAATAAATGTTCCGAAGCTGGTTAA